The Streptococcus viridans genome includes a window with the following:
- the manA gene encoding mannose-6-phosphate isomerase, class I — translation MSQPLFLQSVMQEKIWGGTRLRDEFGYEIPSDHVGEYWAISAHPHGVSIVKNGPYAGMGLDQLYAEHRELFGDRTEPVFPLLTKILDANDWLSVQVHPDDAYGMEHEGELGKTECWYIIAADEGAEIIYGHHAQSKEELRQMIEAKEWDDLLARVPVKAGDFFYVPSGTMHAIGSGILILETQQSSDTTYRVYDFDRKDDQGNLRELHIEQSIDVLNLGAPANSRPVEEKVDHLSSTLLVANDFFGVHKWVVNGEVRFEKTHDYSLVSILSGQGSLQVDGENYPIGKGDHFILTSDIQTWTLSGEEMELIVSHP, via the coding sequence ATGTCACAACCGTTATTTTTACAATCCGTCATGCAGGAAAAGATTTGGGGTGGAACTAGATTACGAGATGAGTTTGGCTATGAAATCCCGAGCGATCATGTTGGTGAATACTGGGCTATTTCGGCCCATCCACATGGTGTTTCTATTGTTAAGAATGGACCTTATGCTGGAATGGGCTTAGACCAACTATATGCAGAGCATCGCGAATTATTTGGAGATCGAACAGAACCGGTTTTTCCTTTGTTGACAAAGATTCTAGATGCAAATGACTGGCTCAGTGTTCAGGTTCACCCAGATGATGCCTATGGAATGGAGCATGAAGGAGAACTTGGAAAAACCGAATGCTGGTATATTATTGCTGCTGATGAGGGGGCAGAGATTATCTATGGTCATCACGCCCAGTCCAAGGAAGAATTGCGCCAAATGATCGAAGCCAAAGAATGGGATGATCTTTTAGCACGGGTTCCTGTGAAAGCGGGAGATTTCTTCTATGTACCAAGTGGAACCATGCATGCGATCGGTTCGGGTATCTTAATCTTGGAAACCCAGCAATCGAGTGACACGACTTATCGGGTTTACGACTTTGATCGTAAAGACGATCAAGGGAATCTACGTGAGTTGCATATTGAACAGTCCATTGATGTACTGAACTTAGGTGCTCCGGCAAATAGCCGACCAGTTGAGGAAAAAGTTGATCACTTGTCATCGACTTTGTTAGTGGCTAATGACTTCTTTGGTGTTCACAAGTGGGTAGTTAATGGGGAAGTTCGATTTGAAAAGACCCATGATTATAGCTTGGTGAGCATTCTCTCAGGGCAAGGAAGTCTTCAAGTAGATGGGGAGAATTATCCGATTGGAAAAGGGGACCACTTTATCTTAACGAGTGATATCCAGACTTGGACCTTGTCAGGAGAAGAGATGGAATTAATTGTCAGTCATCCATAA
- the queG gene encoding tRNA epoxyqueuosine(34) reductase QueG gives MNLKESIIELAHSIGISKIGFTTADDFSYLEKSLRLAVEEGRNSGFEHKNIEERIQPRLSLASAKTIISIAVAYPHKLKQQPQKTAYKRGKFTPNSWGLDYHYVLQDKLDRLARGIEELTADFEYKGMVDTGALVDTAVAQRAGIGFIGKNGLVISKEYGSYMFLGELITNLEIEPDQAVDYGCGDCNRCVEACPTSCLIGDGTMNARRCLSFQTQDKGMMDMEFRKKIKTVIYGCDICQICCPYNRGLDNPLATDIDPELAHPELIPFIELSNGQFKEKFGMVAGSWRGKNILQRNAIIALANANDRSAIPKLLEIIETSQNQIHIATAIWSLGELIREVTPDLVDLLTSLKNPSPAIIEERERFFQKFQHQISHN, from the coding sequence ATGAACCTCAAAGAATCCATTATTGAATTGGCTCACTCCATTGGTATTTCAAAAATCGGCTTTACCACTGCGGATGATTTTTCCTATTTAGAAAAATCCCTCCGCCTAGCTGTGGAAGAAGGCCGAAATTCTGGTTTTGAGCACAAAAATATTGAAGAACGAATCCAACCACGTTTAAGTTTAGCTTCTGCTAAAACGATTATTTCCATTGCCGTTGCCTATCCCCACAAGTTAAAACAACAACCTCAAAAGACGGCCTATAAACGCGGAAAATTCACCCCCAATAGCTGGGGCCTTGATTATCACTATGTCTTGCAGGATAAATTAGACCGACTAGCACGAGGGATTGAAGAATTGACCGCCGACTTCGAATACAAGGGCATGGTGGATACCGGTGCCTTAGTTGATACCGCGGTTGCTCAACGAGCAGGGATTGGCTTTATCGGAAAGAACGGCCTCGTCATCTCGAAAGAATACGGTTCTTATATGTTTTTAGGGGAGCTTATCACCAACCTAGAGATTGAACCCGATCAAGCCGTTGACTATGGTTGCGGAGATTGTAACCGCTGTGTAGAAGCCTGCCCGACTTCTTGCTTAATCGGAGATGGCACCATGAATGCCCGACGTTGTCTATCCTTTCAGACCCAAGACAAGGGCATGATGGATATGGAATTCCGTAAAAAGATTAAAACGGTCATCTACGGCTGTGATATCTGTCAAATCTGTTGTCCCTACAACCGTGGTTTGGATAATCCACTAGCCACTGACATTGATCCGGAACTCGCTCACCCAGAATTAATCCCCTTTATCGAGCTATCCAATGGACAATTCAAAGAAAAATTCGGAATGGTCGCTGGTAGTTGGCGGGGGAAAAATATCCTTCAGCGCAATGCCATCATTGCATTGGCCAATGCTAACGACCGGTCTGCCATCCCTAAACTTTTAGAAATTATCGAAACCTCGCAAAACCAGATTCATATTGCAACCGCCATTTGGTCACTGGGAGAGCTGATTCGAGAAGTCACACCTGACTTGGTTGATTTATTAACTTCCCTCAAAAACCCTAGTCCAGCTATTATAGAAGAACGCGAACGATTTTTCCAAAAATTCCAACACCAAATCTCACATAATTAA
- a CDS encoding phosphatase PAP2 family protein, which translates to MKKEYLFYERIRPFFVSHPCYLSLLKWVNRLVTLLMPLLYVYVLWSVYLENSKSWEVLAYLLVPASGFILLSVIRKQINWPRPYEIGMLPPLLDREGKGSSMPSRHVFSATIISIVAWGVNPILSILGLSLTLLLAGVRVLAGLHFVRDVVVGFVVAFLWGIVSFSLLGIF; encoded by the coding sequence ATGAAAAAAGAATATTTGTTCTATGAACGGATTAGACCATTTTTTGTGTCCCATCCCTGTTATCTTTCTTTATTAAAGTGGGTCAACCGCCTCGTCACCCTTCTGATGCCTCTCCTTTATGTCTATGTCCTTTGGTCAGTCTATCTGGAGAATTCCAAGAGTTGGGAAGTTCTTGCCTATCTGTTGGTTCCGGCATCTGGCTTTATTTTGTTGAGTGTCATTCGAAAACAAATCAATTGGCCCCGTCCCTATGAGATTGGGATGCTTCCTCCTTTATTAGACAGAGAAGGAAAGGGGAGCTCCATGCCTAGTCGTCATGTCTTTTCTGCAACGATTATTTCTATAGTAGCTTGGGGCGTAAATCCTATCCTATCTATCCTTGGCCTGTCCTTGACTCTTCTATTGGCAGGAGTTCGTGTTCTGGCTGGACTCCATTTTGTCCGTGATGTTGTGGTCGGATTTGTCGTTGCATTCCTATGGGGAATCGTCAGTTTTTCTCTATTAGGAATTTTCTGA
- a CDS encoding peptide deformylase, whose translation MEKAIMKDPFFLSQVSEEAAKEDLYLAQDLQDTLRAHQDSCVGMAANMIGVRKRVIIIQFGVMPLVLFNPVLVKKEGAYETEEGCLSLAGSRKTSRFEKIQVSYYDINWKPQLISLEGFAAQICQHELDHLEGILI comes from the coding sequence ATGGAAAAAGCCATTATGAAGGATCCCTTCTTTTTGAGTCAAGTATCTGAAGAAGCGGCTAAAGAGGATTTGTATTTGGCGCAAGATTTACAAGATACCTTACGAGCTCACCAAGATTCCTGTGTTGGCATGGCTGCTAATATGATTGGTGTACGCAAACGAGTGATTATTATCCAATTTGGCGTGATGCCCTTGGTTCTCTTTAACCCTGTTCTAGTCAAGAAAGAAGGAGCTTATGAGACAGAAGAAGGCTGTCTTTCTTTGGCAGGAAGTCGAAAAACAAGTCGTTTTGAAAAGATTCAAGTCTCCTACTACGACATCAATTGGAAACCTCAGCTCATAAGCTTAGAAGGTTTTGCGGCCCAGATTTGCCAGCATGAGCTAGATCACCTGGAAGGGATTTTGATCTAA
- the scrK gene encoding fructokinase ScrK yields the protein MTKLYGSLEAGGTKFVCAVGDENYNVIEKIQFPTTTPIETLDKCIEFFSKFENLAGLAIGSFGPIDIDKNSKTYGFITTTPKPHWANIDVVGAFRRALNVPIYFTTDVNSSAYGEVVARNNAGARIENLVYYTIGTGIGAGVIQRGEFIGGVGHPEMGHYYVAKHPMDVEKEFNGVCPFHRGCLEGLAAGPSLEARTGIRGENIGLNSSVWDIQAYYIAQAAVNATVTFRPDVIVFGGGVMAQQHMLDRVREKFTVLLNGYLPVPDVRDYIVTPAVAGNGSATLGNFVLAKQVSKKD from the coding sequence ATGACTAAATTATATGGAAGTCTTGAAGCAGGTGGAACAAAGTTTGTTTGTGCTGTAGGTGACGAAAATTATAACGTCATTGAGAAAATACAGTTTCCGACAACGACCCCTATTGAAACCCTTGATAAATGTATTGAGTTTTTCTCTAAGTTTGAAAATCTTGCAGGTTTAGCGATTGGTTCATTTGGACCGATTGATATTGATAAAAATTCAAAAACATATGGTTTTATTACAACAACTCCAAAACCACATTGGGCCAATATTGATGTGGTAGGTGCTTTCCGTCGGGCATTAAATGTACCGATTTACTTCACAACTGACGTAAATAGCTCAGCTTATGGTGAGGTCGTGGCTCGTAATAATGCGGGTGCGCGGATTGAAAACCTAGTCTACTACACGATTGGTACAGGAATTGGGGCTGGTGTTATCCAGCGTGGTGAATTCATTGGTGGTGTGGGACATCCTGAGATGGGCCATTACTATGTTGCCAAACACCCAATGGATGTTGAAAAAGAATTTAATGGGGTTTGTCCATTCCACAGAGGCTGTTTAGAAGGTCTTGCGGCTGGTCCAAGCTTGGAAGCTCGTACCGGTATTCGTGGGGAAAATATCGGACTCAATAGCTCTGTATGGGATATCCAAGCCTACTATATTGCCCAAGCTGCTGTCAATGCGACTGTAACCTTCCGTCCAGATGTGATTGTATTTGGTGGAGGAGTGATGGCACAACAGCACATGCTGGATCGCGTCCGTGAAAAATTCACCGTCTTATTGAACGGCTATTTACCAGTGCCGGATGTTCGAGACTACATCGTGACTCCTGCGGTGGCTGGAAATGGTTCAGCAACCTTGGGTAACTTTGTCTTAGCAAAACAAGTCAGTAAAAAAGACTAA
- a CDS encoding sucrose-specific PTS transporter subunit IIBC has translation MSNTEIAKKVIDAIGGVENVSSVAHCATRLRVMVKDESKINKDVVENIEKVQGAFFNSGQYQIIFGTGTVNKIYDEVVALGLPTSSKDEMKAEAAKQGNWFQRAIRTFGDVFVPILPAIVATGLFMGIRGAIAQDQVLALFGTTADAFKSTDFYTYSTILTDTAFAFFPALISWSAFRVFGGNPVLGIVIGLMMVSPTLPNAWVVAEDPSKAATFFGIFHHVVGFQNSVLPAFFVGLIGAKLEKWLHKKIPDVLDLLLVPLFTLTIMSFLALFIIGPFFHSIEEHVLNATKFILNLPFGLAGLLIGGVHQLIVVTGVHHIFNLLESQLITSDKKDPFNAIITAAMTAQAGATLAVAVKSKSQKVKALAFPATISALLGITEPAIFGVNLRYVKPFVIALGAGAVGGWIASMLNLAGTGFGITIIPGTLLYLNGQLLKYVFMVVFTTALSFGLTYMFGYEDEASSVPAEDKEAGAIIEEETTGTVPETLQDETIISPIVGQAVALENVNDPVFSSGAMGQGIAVKPSEGVVYAPADAEVTIAFATGHAFGLKTANGAEVLIHVGIDTVSMNGEGFDQKVAQGDKVKAGDVLGTFDSAKIAAAGLDDTTMVIVTNTADYASVTPVATGEVAKGDAIIEVKA, from the coding sequence ATGTCAAATACAGAAATTGCAAAAAAAGTCATCGATGCAATCGGTGGAGTTGAGAACGTTAGCAGTGTTGCTCACTGTGCGACTCGTCTTCGCGTGATGGTCAAAGATGAATCAAAAATCAACAAAGATGTTGTTGAGAACATTGAAAAAGTACAGGGAGCTTTCTTTAACTCAGGTCAATACCAAATCATCTTTGGTACTGGTACTGTAAATAAGATCTACGATGAAGTAGTGGCTCTAGGCTTGCCAACTTCTTCAAAAGATGAAATGAAAGCTGAAGCAGCGAAACAAGGAAATTGGTTCCAACGCGCAATCCGTACCTTCGGAGATGTTTTTGTCCCAATTTTACCAGCAATCGTTGCAACTGGTTTGTTTATGGGAATTCGTGGTGCTATTGCTCAAGACCAAGTGCTAGCTTTGTTTGGTACTACAGCAGACGCATTTAAATCTACAGATTTCTATACCTATTCAACAATTTTGACAGATACTGCGTTTGCCTTCTTTCCAGCCTTGATTTCATGGTCTGCGTTCCGAGTGTTTGGAGGAAATCCTGTTCTTGGGATTGTAATTGGTTTGATGATGGTTAGTCCGACACTTCCTAATGCGTGGGTTGTAGCGGAAGATCCTTCTAAAGCAGCAACATTCTTTGGTATCTTCCATCATGTAGTTGGATTCCAGAACTCAGTTCTTCCCGCTTTCTTCGTTGGTCTAATTGGTGCGAAACTTGAAAAGTGGCTCCATAAGAAAATTCCAGATGTCTTAGATTTGTTATTGGTTCCATTATTTACATTGACAATCATGTCATTCCTCGCTTTGTTTATTATTGGACCATTCTTCCACAGCATCGAGGAACATGTACTGAATGCAACTAAGTTTATTTTAAATTTACCATTCGGCCTTGCAGGTCTTCTTATCGGTGGGGTTCATCAGTTGATTGTCGTTACTGGTGTCCATCATATTTTTAATCTTCTTGAATCGCAATTAATTACTTCGGATAAGAAAGATCCATTTAATGCAATTATTACAGCTGCTATGACTGCACAAGCTGGTGCGACTTTAGCGGTGGCAGTGAAATCAAAATCTCAAAAAGTGAAAGCTTTAGCATTTCCTGCAACTATTTCTGCCTTATTAGGTATTACTGAGCCTGCAATCTTTGGTGTGAACTTGCGTTATGTAAAACCATTCGTTATTGCTTTGGGAGCAGGTGCTGTAGGTGGTTGGATTGCATCTATGTTAAACCTTGCTGGTACAGGATTTGGTATTACAATTATTCCAGGAACACTTCTCTATCTAAATGGTCAATTATTGAAATATGTATTTATGGTTGTATTTACAACTGCACTAAGTTTCGGTTTGACATATATGTTTGGTTATGAAGATGAAGCTTCATCTGTTCCTGCAGAGGACAAAGAAGCTGGTGCAATTATTGAAGAAGAAACAACTGGAACTGTTCCAGAAACTCTTCAAGATGAAACGATTATCTCTCCAATCGTTGGCCAAGCGGTTGCTTTAGAAAATGTGAATGACCCTGTCTTCTCAAGCGGTGCGATGGGGCAAGGGATTGCAGTGAAGCCATCTGAAGGTGTCGTTTATGCTCCTGCAGATGCAGAAGTAACCATTGCTTTTGCAACAGGTCATGCCTTCGGTTTGAAGACAGCCAACGGTGCTGAAGTTTTGATCCACGTTGGTATCGACACAGTTTCAATGAACGGTGAAGGGTTTGATCAAAAGGTTGCGCAAGGTGACAAGGTCAAAGCTGGCGATGTTCTTGGAACATTTGATTCTGCTAAAATTGCAGCAGCTGGTCTTGATGATACAACAATGGTCATCGTCACAAACACAGCCGACTATGCTTCAGTTACTCCAGTGGCAACTGGTGAAGTTGCTAAAGGCGATGCGATTATCGAAGTGAAAGCTTAA
- a CDS encoding sucrose-6-phosphate hydrolase, with translation MEWTTELRYKRYEDWTEEEKKQIKENMANSPWHTHYHVEPKTGLLNDPNGFSYFNGKWILFYQNFPFGAAHGLKSWVQLESDDLVHFKETGLKVLPDTPLDSHGAYSGSAMQFDDELFLFYTGNVRDENWIRHPYQIGALIDQNGNLKKIDQILIDQPEDATDHFRDPQIFKFKDQYYAIVGGQDLEKKGFVRLYKAVNNDYSNWVEVGNLDFNNDRTAYMMECPNLVFVGEQPVLLYCPQGLDKTVLDYDNIYPNMYKIGASFDPEQARLVDVSELHNLDYGFEAYATQGFNAPDGRALTVSWLGLPDVAYPSDRYDHQGAFSLVKELSIKDGKLYQYPVEAVKELRSTSSEFTNKETTNNCYELELDFEANSKSEIVLLADKEGKGLSITFDIANGQVIVDRSQAGQQYAQEFGTTRTCPIENQATTATIFIDNSIFEIFINKGEKVFSGRVFPHADQTGILIKSGTPTGTYYELDYGRKTH, from the coding sequence ATGGAATGGACAACAGAACTTCGGTACAAACGGTATGAAGACTGGACCGAAGAAGAAAAGAAACAAATAAAAGAAAACATGGCTAATTCTCCTTGGCATACTCATTACCATGTCGAACCCAAAACTGGCCTTTTAAATGACCCAAATGGTTTCTCCTATTTTAATGGTAAATGGATTCTCTTTTACCAGAACTTTCCCTTTGGAGCCGCTCACGGATTGAAGTCTTGGGTACAACTGGAAAGTGATGATTTAGTTCATTTTAAAGAAACTGGTCTTAAAGTTTTACCAGACACACCTTTAGATAGCCATGGAGCCTATTCTGGTTCGGCTATGCAATTCGATGACGAACTTTTCTTATTCTATACAGGAAATGTACGAGATGAGAACTGGATCCGCCATCCTTACCAAATCGGAGCCCTCATAGACCAGAATGGGAACCTCAAAAAAATCGACCAAATCCTTATTGATCAACCAGAGGATGCTACCGACCACTTCCGCGACCCACAAATTTTTAAATTCAAAGATCAATACTATGCCATCGTCGGTGGTCAAGACCTTGAGAAAAAAGGATTCGTTCGCCTTTACAAAGCAGTGAATAACGATTATAGCAACTGGGTTGAAGTAGGAAATCTTGATTTCAACAATGATCGTACAGCTTATATGATGGAGTGTCCTAACTTAGTCTTCGTCGGCGAGCAACCTGTCCTTCTTTATTGCCCTCAAGGTTTGGACAAAACAGTCCTCGACTACGACAATATCTACCCAAATATGTATAAGATTGGGGCTTCTTTTGATCCTGAACAGGCTCGTCTAGTTGATGTTTCTGAATTGCACAATCTGGACTATGGTTTTGAGGCTTACGCGACTCAAGGCTTCAATGCGCCTGATGGAAGAGCCTTAACCGTTAGCTGGCTTGGCCTACCAGATGTCGCTTATCCATCCGATCGTTATGACCATCAAGGAGCTTTCTCTTTGGTCAAAGAGCTAAGCATTAAGGACGGCAAACTTTATCAATATCCAGTTGAAGCTGTAAAAGAGCTTCGCTCCACTTCATCCGAGTTTACAAACAAGGAAACAACCAATAATTGCTACGAGTTAGAATTAGACTTTGAAGCTAATAGCAAAAGTGAGATTGTTCTCCTTGCAGATAAAGAAGGCAAAGGACTTTCTATTACTTTCGATATTGCAAATGGTCAAGTCATTGTCGATCGTAGCCAAGCTGGCCAACAATATGCGCAAGAGTTTGGGACCACTCGTACTTGTCCGATCGAAAACCAAGCTACTACCGCTACTATTTTCATCGATAATTCTATTTTTGAAATTTTTATCAACAAAGGAGAAAAAGTATTCTCTGGTCGTGTCTTCCCGCATGCTGATCAAACTGGTATTTTGATCAAATCCGGAACACCTACCGGAACATACTATGAACTAGACTATGGTCGCAAAACTCACTGA
- a CDS encoding LacI family DNA-binding transcriptional regulator, producing MVAKLTDVAKLAGVSPTTVSRVINKKGYLSEKTVSKVNEAMRELGYKPNTIARSLQGKSAKLIGLIFPKISHVFYAELIDKLEEELFKHGYKTIICNSEHDSEKEREYIEMLEANQVDGIISGSHNLGIEDYNRVTAPIIAFDRNLSPEIPVVSSDNYAGGVLAAETLAKTGAQKIIMITGNDNSNSPTGLRHAGFASVLPEAQIINVSSDYSPIRKEMEIKSILTQQKPDAIFASDDLTAILVMKIADELGIVVPENLKIIGYDGTYFIENYFPRLTTIKQPLQEIARLTVDLLLQKIEGKDVKTTGYFLPVNVLPGKSV from the coding sequence ATGGTCGCAAAACTCACTGATGTCGCCAAATTAGCTGGTGTCAGCCCCACGACAGTTTCACGAGTCATTAACAAAAAGGGATATTTATCTGAAAAAACTGTCTCAAAAGTCAATGAGGCCATGAGGGAATTGGGCTATAAGCCTAATACGATTGCTCGGAGCCTACAAGGAAAATCAGCCAAGTTAATCGGCTTAATCTTCCCAAAAATCAGCCATGTCTTCTATGCAGAATTAATCGATAAACTGGAAGAAGAACTGTTCAAACATGGGTACAAAACCATTATTTGTAATAGCGAGCATGATTCTGAAAAAGAACGTGAATACATCGAAATGCTAGAAGCCAATCAAGTAGATGGTATTATTTCTGGTAGTCATAATCTGGGAATTGAAGATTATAACCGGGTTACAGCTCCTATCATCGCTTTTGACCGAAACCTATCCCCTGAGATCCCTGTTGTTTCCTCAGATAACTACGCTGGTGGCGTCCTTGCAGCGGAAACCCTTGCCAAGACAGGAGCACAAAAGATTATCATGATTACCGGGAATGACAATTCCAATTCCCCAACTGGACTCCGGCATGCTGGTTTTGCTTCAGTCCTGCCAGAAGCACAAATCATTAATGTTTCTAGCGATTATTCACCTATTCGCAAAGAAATGGAAATCAAATCCATCTTGACCCAGCAGAAACCAGATGCTATCTTTGCATCCGATGACTTGACTGCTATCTTGGTGATGAAAATCGCTGACGAACTCGGCATTGTCGTTCCAGAAAACCTAAAAATTATTGGCTACGATGGGACCTACTTTATCGAAAATTATTTCCCCCGTCTCACCACCATCAAGCAACCCTTACAAGAGATTGCTCGTCTGACGGTCGACCTTCTTCTTCAAAAAATCGAAGGAAAAGACGTTAAAACAACAGGCTATTTTCTCCCAGTGAATGTTTTACCCGGCAAAAGTGTTTAA
- the nusB gene encoding transcription antitermination factor NusB, translating into MTDILFESRRDLRERAFQALMSLEYEGDVVEACRFAFTHDKEETDQEVEIPAFLLNLVSGVRQSKDELDQQIAQHLKTGWTVERLTLVEKNILRLGVFEMTSFDTPQLVAVNEAIELAKTFSDEKSARFVNGVLSQFVTEAE; encoded by the coding sequence ATGACTGATATTTTATTTGAATCACGTCGTGATTTACGGGAGCGTGCCTTTCAAGCTCTAATGAGTTTAGAGTATGAAGGGGATGTTGTAGAAGCGTGTCGATTTGCTTTTACTCATGACAAAGAGGAAACAGACCAGGAAGTGGAAATTCCAGCTTTTTTACTCAATTTGGTATCGGGTGTTCGTCAATCAAAGGATGAATTGGATCAACAGATTGCCCAACACTTGAAAACTGGATGGACTGTCGAACGCTTGACTCTAGTGGAGAAAAACATTCTTCGTTTGGGTGTGTTTGAAATGACTTCCTTTGATACCCCTCAATTGGTTGCGGTGAATGAAGCAATTGAATTAGCTAAAACTTTTTCAGATGAGAAATCTGCTCGGTTTGTGAATGGTGTCTTAAGTCAATTTGTAACAGAAGCAGAATAA
- a CDS encoding Asp23/Gls24 family envelope stress response protein has translation MATEQYGEIVIAPRVLEKIIAIATAKVDGVHSLENKSVSDSLSKRALGRGVYLRTQEDGQISVDIYLYLEYGVAVPKVAVAIQKAVKTAVYNMADVTLDDVNIHVVGIVTEKAAKPDLKDLFNEDFLND, from the coding sequence ATGGCAACTGAACAATACGGCGAAATCGTCATTGCACCTCGTGTGCTAGAAAAAATTATTGCGATTGCGACTGCAAAAGTGGATGGTGTTCATTCTCTTGAGAACAAGAGTGTATCGGATAGCCTTTCAAAACGTGCTCTTGGACGTGGGGTTTACCTTCGTACACAAGAAGATGGTCAAATCTCAGTTGATATTTACCTCTATCTAGAGTATGGTGTAGCAGTCCCTAAAGTAGCGGTTGCGATCCAAAAGGCAGTAAAAACAGCTGTCTACAATATGGCAGATGTGACCTTGGATGATGTCAACATCCATGTGGTTGGAATCGTGACTGAAAAAGCAGCGAAACCTGATTTGAAAGATTTGTTTAATGAGGATTTCCTCAATGACTGA
- the efp gene encoding elongation factor P, translating into MIEASKLKAGMTFETADGKLIRVLEASHHKPGKGNTIMRMKLRDVRTGSTFDTSYRPEEKFEQAIIETVPAQYLYKMDDTAYFMNTETYDQYEIPVVNVENELLYILENSEVKIQFYGSEVIGVTVPTTVELTVAETQPSIKGATVTGSGKPATMETGLVVNVPDFIEAGQKLIINTAEGTYVSRA; encoded by the coding sequence ATGATTGAAGCAAGTAAGTTGAAAGCTGGTATGACCTTTGAAACAGCTGATGGAAAATTGATCCGCGTTTTGGAAGCTAGCCACCACAAACCAGGTAAAGGAAATACCATCATGCGTATGAAATTGCGTGATGTTCGTACTGGTTCAACTTTTGATACAAGCTACCGTCCAGAAGAAAAATTTGAGCAAGCCATTATTGAAACAGTACCAGCTCAATATTTGTATAAAATGGATGACACAGCTTACTTCATGAATACTGAAACATACGATCAATATGAAATTCCTGTTGTCAATGTTGAGAACGAATTGCTTTACATCCTTGAAAACTCAGAAGTGAAAATTCAATTCTACGGAAGTGAAGTGATTGGGGTGACTGTTCCTACAACTGTTGAATTGACAGTTGCTGAAACTCAACCATCTATTAAAGGTGCTACAGTTACAGGTTCTGGTAAACCAGCTACAATGGAAACTGGACTTGTCGTTAACGTTCCAGACTTCATCGAAGCAGGACAAAAATTGATTATCAATACAGCTGAAGGAACTTACGTTTCTCGTGCCTAA